A stretch of the Nicotiana tabacum cultivar K326 chromosome 6, ASM71507v2, whole genome shotgun sequence genome encodes the following:
- the LOC107800756 gene encoding uncharacterized protein LOC107800756 isoform X1 — protein MTRMNQAAALKRKVLNPNKAQSPMKNIGFDFQYRSSAELAKKFQIKREKLASDCNDKVAKEQALLGVKRKNYMPATLEGQSRQRLTQSNVSVQKLVRNRLPVYKPIQSSSREDLNTSHNIASKGQIKQRSMQLEEPIQKQGMSKLPMPTSMIQSSAKVDPNTLHMIRRTQGEEEK, from the coding sequence GATGAATCAAGCGGCAGCTCTTAAGAGAAAAGTTCTGAATCCAAACAAAGCTCAAAGTCCAATGAAGAATATAGGTTTCGATTTCCAATACCGATCAAGTGCCGAACTAGCCAAAAAATTTCAGATTAAGAGAGAAAAGCTTGCAAGTGATTGCAACGATAAAGTTGCTAAAGAGCAGGCATTACTTGGAGTTAAAAGGAAGAATTATATGCCTGCAACATTAGAAGGACAAAGTAGACAGAGGTTAACTCAATCGAATGTGTCAGTTCAAAAGTTAGTAAGGAATAGATTACCGGTGTACAAACCAATCCAATCGTCTTCAAGGGAAGATCTGAACACTTCACATAATATTGCAAGTAAAGGACAAATTAAACAAAGGTCAATGCAATTGGAGGAGCCCATTCAAAAGCAAGGAATGAGTAAATTACCTATGCCCACATCCATGATCCAATCATCTGCAAAGGTAGATCCTAACACTTTACATATGATTAGAAGAACACAAGGTGAAGAAGAGAAATAA